A genomic stretch from Frigoribacterium sp. PvP032 includes:
- a CDS encoding PHP domain-containing protein: protein MSHRPIDLHTHSSVSDGTETPAELVAAAASAGLAVVALTDHDSTGGWSEATRAVAGTGMTLVPGMEMSTRLGMNSVHMLAYLFDPEDAALVAETARLRDSRLHRAERIVERIAADYDVNWGDVLAQSTPGATLGRPHIADALVAKGLAPDRSAAFAGILHWRSGYYEPHEAPSPIDAIRLIRAAGGVPVIAHPATRGRDTNISARSFDQLVEAGLLGVEVRHRENTEAGAERLRELAARHDLITTGSSDYHGTGKPNRLGENSTDPEQLARIVDAATGWGPVEG from the coding sequence ATGTCCCACCGCCCGATCGACCTGCACACCCACAGCAGCGTCTCGGACGGCACGGAGACCCCCGCCGAGCTCGTCGCCGCGGCCGCGTCAGCGGGCCTCGCGGTGGTGGCGCTGACCGACCACGACTCGACCGGGGGCTGGTCGGAGGCCACGCGGGCCGTCGCGGGCACCGGGATGACCCTCGTGCCGGGCATGGAGATGAGCACGCGGCTCGGCATGAACAGCGTGCACATGCTGGCCTACCTCTTCGACCCGGAGGACGCGGCCCTCGTGGCTGAGACGGCGCGCCTGCGCGACAGCCGCCTGCACCGCGCCGAGCGCATCGTCGAGCGCATCGCCGCCGACTACGACGTGAACTGGGGCGACGTCCTGGCACAGTCGACCCCCGGAGCGACCCTCGGACGGCCGCACATCGCGGACGCTCTCGTCGCCAAGGGCCTCGCACCCGACCGCAGCGCCGCGTTCGCGGGCATCCTGCACTGGCGCTCCGGCTACTACGAGCCGCACGAGGCCCCCAGTCCGATCGACGCCATCCGGCTCATCCGCGCGGCGGGCGGCGTGCCCGTGATCGCGCACCCCGCCACGCGCGGACGCGACACGAACATCTCGGCACGGTCGTTCGACCAGCTCGTCGAGGCGGGACTGCTCGGCGTCGAGGTGCGGCACCGCGAGAACACGGAGGCGGGCGCCGAGCGCCTGCGCGAGCTCGCGGCCCGGCACGACCTCATCACGACGGGGTCGAGCGACTACCACGGGACGGGCAAGCCGAACCGCCTGGGCGAGAACAGCACCGACCCCGAGCAGCTGGCGCGCATCGTCGACGCCGCCACCGGCTGGGGCCCCGTCGAGGGCTGA
- a CDS encoding ATP-dependent DNA helicase, with protein MVTTSFRPVSGTDARPAVDLDASQRAVLDLADGVSAAVIGAPGTGKTTALVEFVADRLETRGWAPGSVTALTPSRTTATRLRDVLAARLDVPTPGPLARTVSSLAFDVVGHAARLAGAEPPALLTGGDHDSVVRSLLEGHEADGTGPRWPDELGPRVRVLRGFRTELREVMMRATEQGLSPDDLRRLSAVRDRPAWAAVADFVDEYHAVVDAMPGRRLDSAELVDWAVAALDRGETAPVVDGLRAVLVDDAQEATESTVALLRALARRGIAVIALGDPDLATSAFRGGSPDVLGRLGQRLGLPDAQTLWLSTAHRHDPPLRELVQRVTARIGTAGAGRQHAAEPGRPGAGTPATKGTEGPGHVGEPGRRVPPVLSVQADSPAHELSTVARVLREHHLVSGVPWSRMMVVVRSGGQVPGVARGLQLADVPTRTSIAGRAVRDEHGARHLLLAASVAVGRDELTADLASELLLGPLAGFDALSLRRLRLALRADELAGGGTRSADALLVEALAGPGRFATIDSRPAARAGRFAASLDGARREAAAGASIEEVLWGLWDRSGLAREWSTRAAGRGIVAAEADRHLDGVVALFTAAKRFVERTPEAPAAGFLDALLGAEVPEDTLSPQASAESVLVCTPSAAVGLEVDVVVAARLQDGVWPNLRVRGGLLGPDDLVEAAQAGQGPGDVPATVDARAAVLSDELRMFALTVSRARRQVVLSCTSDDDEGPSVFFRLLPGDAPSPTAGHPLSLRGLVGHLRHVVVESTHQGRVESATAGLARLAAAAVAGAHPGEWYGLAEPSTSEPLVDLAEPEAHVGVSPSQLGSFEECPLHWFVDRFGGSAPNASMGIGTVLHSVMEHAVDTDVEALWEAVEARWDELDFESPWIAEAEKRRARQMTESLASYLRDFAQSGGELIGAESSFTLDTGPARLRGSIDRVERTRDGAAVIVDLKTGRAAPTSSSAIAAHPQLGSYQLALADGAIEAVPEGTPPGGAKLVVVSSGVRGKLYREPAQAAFDAEMLREFRDRVETAAEGMAGQVFLARLDEHCEGRSGGSCRIHVVGEVSS; from the coding sequence ATGGTGACGACCTCCTTCCGCCCCGTGTCGGGCACCGACGCGCGGCCCGCCGTCGACCTCGACGCGTCCCAGCGGGCGGTGCTCGACCTGGCGGACGGCGTCTCCGCGGCGGTGATCGGCGCCCCGGGCACGGGCAAGACGACCGCGCTGGTCGAGTTCGTCGCCGACCGCCTCGAGACCCGTGGCTGGGCGCCCGGCTCGGTGACTGCGCTGACGCCGTCCCGCACGACGGCCACGCGCCTCCGCGACGTCCTGGCGGCGCGGCTCGACGTGCCGACCCCCGGCCCGCTCGCGCGCACCGTCTCCTCGCTCGCCTTCGACGTGGTGGGCCACGCCGCCCGCCTGGCCGGGGCCGAGCCCCCGGCGCTGCTGACCGGCGGCGACCACGACTCGGTCGTCCGTTCGCTGCTCGAGGGCCACGAGGCCGACGGCACGGGCCCCCGGTGGCCCGACGAGCTCGGCCCTCGGGTCCGCGTGCTGAGGGGGTTCCGCACCGAGCTGCGCGAGGTGATGATGCGCGCGACAGAACAGGGGCTCTCGCCCGACGACCTGCGTCGGCTCTCGGCGGTCCGCGACCGTCCGGCGTGGGCGGCCGTCGCCGACTTCGTCGACGAGTACCACGCCGTCGTCGACGCCATGCCGGGCCGTCGGCTCGACTCGGCCGAGCTCGTCGACTGGGCCGTGGCGGCCCTCGACCGCGGCGAGACCGCCCCGGTCGTCGACGGGCTCCGCGCCGTGCTCGTCGACGACGCCCAAGAGGCCACGGAGTCGACGGTCGCCCTGCTCCGTGCCCTGGCACGGCGCGGGATCGCGGTGATCGCCCTCGGCGATCCCGATCTGGCCACGAGCGCGTTCCGCGGCGGCAGTCCCGACGTGCTGGGCCGACTCGGCCAGCGGCTCGGGCTGCCCGACGCGCAGACGCTCTGGCTGTCGACCGCGCACCGGCACGACCCGCCGCTCCGCGAGCTGGTGCAGCGCGTCACCGCGCGCATCGGGACGGCCGGCGCCGGGCGACAGCACGCAGCTGAGCCCGGCCGGCCCGGGGCAGGCACGCCCGCCACGAAGGGCACCGAGGGGCCCGGTCACGTGGGGGAGCCCGGCCGTCGCGTCCCCCCTGTGCTCTCGGTCCAGGCCGACAGCCCCGCGCACGAGCTCTCGACCGTGGCCCGGGTGCTGCGCGAGCACCACCTCGTCTCCGGCGTCCCCTGGTCGCGCATGATGGTCGTCGTGCGCAGCGGCGGCCAGGTGCCCGGCGTCGCCCGCGGCCTCCAGCTCGCCGACGTGCCGACACGTACCTCGATCGCCGGCCGCGCCGTCCGCGACGAGCACGGCGCGCGTCACCTGTTGCTGGCCGCTTCCGTCGCCGTCGGTCGCGACGAGCTGACGGCCGACCTGGCGAGCGAGCTCCTGCTGGGCCCGCTCGCGGGCTTCGACGCGTTGTCCCTCCGTCGGCTCCGCCTCGCCCTGCGTGCCGACGAGCTCGCCGGGGGCGGCACGCGCTCCGCCGACGCGCTGCTCGTCGAGGCGCTGGCCGGGCCGGGGCGCTTCGCGACCATCGACTCGAGGCCGGCGGCCAGGGCGGGCCGCTTCGCGGCGAGCCTCGACGGCGCGCGGCGCGAGGCGGCGGCCGGGGCGAGCATCGAAGAAGTCCTCTGGGGGCTGTGGGACCGCAGCGGCCTCGCTCGCGAGTGGAGCACCCGTGCCGCAGGCCGGGGCATCGTGGCGGCCGAGGCAGATCGGCACCTCGACGGCGTCGTCGCGCTCTTCACGGCCGCCAAGCGCTTCGTCGAGCGCACTCCCGAGGCGCCGGCGGCAGGCTTCCTCGACGCCCTCCTCGGGGCCGAGGTCCCCGAGGACACCCTCTCGCCGCAGGCGTCCGCCGAGTCTGTGCTCGTCTGCACCCCGTCCGCCGCGGTGGGCCTCGAGGTCGACGTCGTCGTCGCGGCCCGGCTGCAGGACGGCGTGTGGCCGAACCTCCGGGTGCGCGGCGGACTGCTCGGCCCCGACGACCTCGTCGAGGCGGCGCAGGCCGGCCAGGGCCCCGGCGACGTGCCCGCGACGGTCGACGCGCGCGCCGCCGTGCTCAGCGACGAGCTGCGCATGTTCGCGCTCACGGTCTCCCGGGCGCGTCGCCAGGTCGTCCTGTCCTGCACCTCCGACGACGACGAGGGACCCTCCGTCTTCTTCCGGCTCCTGCCGGGCGACGCGCCGTCGCCGACCGCGGGGCATCCGCTGTCGCTCAGGGGGCTGGTGGGGCACCTGCGGCACGTCGTGGTCGAGTCGACCCACCAGGGCAGGGTCGAGTCCGCGACGGCCGGCCTGGCCCGCCTCGCAGCGGCCGCAGTGGCCGGGGCGCACCCTGGCGAGTGGTACGGCCTCGCCGAGCCCAGCACGTCGGAGCCCCTGGTCGACCTGGCCGAGCCCGAGGCCCACGTGGGGGTGTCGCCGTCACAGCTCGGCTCGTTCGAGGAGTGCCCGCTGCACTGGTTCGTCGACCGGTTCGGCGGCTCTGCGCCGAACGCCTCGATGGGCATCGGCACGGTGCTGCACTCCGTCATGGAGCACGCCGTCGACACCGACGTCGAGGCCCTGTGGGAGGCGGTCGAGGCCCGCTGGGACGAGCTCGACTTCGAGTCCCCCTGGATCGCCGAGGCGGAGAAGCGCCGGGCCCGGCAGATGACCGAGAGCCTCGCCTCCTACCTGCGCGACTTCGCGCAGTCGGGCGGCGAGCTGATCGGCGCCGAGTCGTCGTTCACCCTCGACACCGGTCCCGCCCGCCTCCGTGGCTCGATCGACAGGGTCGAGCGCACCCGCGACGGGGCCGCCGTCATCGTCGACCTCAAGACCGGGCGGGCCGCGCCGACGTCGTCCTCGGCGATCGCGGCCCACCCGCAGCTCGGCAGCTACCAGCTCGCGCTGGCCGACGGCGCGATCGAGGCCGTGC
- a CDS encoding DUF3107 domain-containing protein, which produces MDIRIGITNSPREISFETSQTAAEVEAIVAGALDGGKTYVTLAGSKGKTYLVPTASLAYVEVGSDENRRVGFVS; this is translated from the coding sequence GTGGACATTCGCATCGGCATCACCAACAGCCCCCGTGAGATCAGCTTCGAGACGTCGCAGACCGCGGCAGAGGTCGAGGCCATCGTCGCCGGCGCCCTCGACGGCGGCAAGACCTACGTCACCCTCGCCGGTTCCAAGGGCAAGACGTACCTCGTTCCCACCGCCTCCCTGGCCTACGTCGAGGTCGGCTCCGACGAGAACCGCCGCGTCGGCTTCGTCAGCTGA
- a CDS encoding DEAD/DEAH box helicase has product MTFTDLQIDQDMVDALAAKGILEPFPIQTQTIPLALSGQDIIGQAKTGTGKTLGFGLPIVQRIGLSPEPGVKVLVVVPTRELCVQVAEDLEVATSNRDTKVVSIYGGKAYEGQVEQLKAGAQIVVGTPGRLLDLAGQRLLDLKGVQEVVLDEADKMLDLGFLSDIEKIFQQVPATRHTMLFSATMPGPIVALARRFMTKPIHIRATDPDEGLTQANIKHVVYRAHSLDKDEVIARILQSEGRGKTVVFTRTKRAAAKLVEELNDRGFNAAAVHGDLNQEQRERAMAAFKAGKKDILIATDVAARGIDVNDVTHVINHTVPDDHDTYLHRAGRTGRAGKTGIAVTFVDWDDLHKWALINRALDMGQPEPVETYSSSPHLFEDLDIPVGTKGRLKSAPKAAVEGGAATARERNPGSRSRSRGAEADSGRRGGEADSGRRGGEQSSRRDQAPRRDQAPSEAPAAAPAGDGEAPRRRSRTRRRRPAGDAPTS; this is encoded by the coding sequence GTGACTTTCACCGATCTTCAGATCGACCAGGACATGGTCGACGCACTGGCTGCGAAGGGGATCCTCGAACCGTTCCCCATCCAGACCCAGACCATCCCGCTCGCGCTCTCCGGCCAGGACATCATCGGCCAGGCCAAGACGGGCACCGGCAAGACCCTCGGCTTCGGCCTCCCCATCGTCCAGCGCATCGGCCTCTCCCCCGAGCCCGGCGTCAAGGTGCTCGTCGTCGTCCCCACGCGCGAGCTGTGCGTCCAGGTCGCCGAGGACCTCGAGGTCGCGACGTCCAACCGCGACACGAAGGTCGTCAGCATCTACGGCGGCAAGGCCTACGAGGGCCAGGTCGAGCAGCTCAAGGCCGGCGCCCAGATCGTGGTGGGCACCCCCGGGCGCCTCCTCGACCTGGCCGGCCAGCGCCTCCTCGACCTCAAGGGCGTGCAGGAAGTGGTGCTCGACGAGGCCGACAAGATGCTCGACCTCGGGTTCCTCAGCGACATCGAGAAGATCTTCCAGCAAGTGCCCGCCACGCGGCACACCATGCTGTTCTCGGCGACGATGCCCGGCCCGATCGTGGCCCTGGCCCGCCGCTTCATGACGAAGCCGATCCACATCCGCGCGACCGACCCCGACGAGGGCCTGACGCAGGCGAACATCAAGCACGTCGTCTACCGGGCGCACTCGCTCGACAAGGACGAGGTCATCGCGCGCATCCTCCAGTCCGAGGGCCGCGGCAAGACCGTGGTCTTCACCCGCACCAAGCGCGCCGCCGCCAAGCTGGTCGAAGAGCTCAACGACCGCGGCTTCAACGCCGCCGCCGTGCACGGCGACCTCAACCAAGAACAGCGCGAGCGCGCCATGGCGGCTTTCAAGGCCGGCAAGAAGGACATCCTGATCGCGACCGACGTCGCTGCCCGCGGCATCGACGTCAACGACGTCACGCACGTGATCAACCACACCGTGCCCGACGACCACGACACCTACCTGCACCGTGCCGGCCGCACCGGCCGCGCGGGCAAGACCGGCATCGCGGTCACGTTCGTCGACTGGGACGACCTGCACAAGTGGGCCCTGATCAACCGAGCCCTCGACATGGGCCAGCCCGAGCCCGTCGAGACGTACTCGTCGAGCCCGCACCTCTTCGAGGACCTCGACATCCCCGTCGGCACGAAGGGCCGCCTCAAGTCGGCCCCGAAGGCCGCCGTCGAGGGAGGCGCGGCGACGGCCCGCGAGCGCAACCCCGGCTCGCGCAGCCGGTCCCGCGGCGCGGAGGCCGACTCGGGTCGCCGTGGCGGCGAGGCCGACTCCGGTCGCCGCGGCGGCGAGCAGTCCTCGCGCCGCGACCAGGCTCCCCGTCGCGACCAGGCGCCGAGCGAGGCCCCGGCAGCTGCGCCCGCCGGCGACGGCGAGGCCCCGCGCCGCCGCAGCCGGACGCGCCGCCGCCGCCCGGCCGGCGACGCGCCCACGTCGTAG
- a CDS encoding ferritin-like fold-containing protein, translating into MVSWKGRRSQRGVPSIQWPRPASKVVPVNRVELGDFTPDLDVYLGQAAYLELSLFEGLGRAAASAPHVRAQRMTARVAGSTLDRHRGLLAEIERTGGDPTASMEPHRDAVDEFRRRTEGADWHEAILASYVAAGLLNDVFVRLAAGLSSDHRDRIVRVLEAGDDEPAIVAELSAAIDDDPQLASRLALWGRRLVGDTLLVARAAISASHESADDERLEPVFTELVAAHTRRMDALGLTA; encoded by the coding sequence GTGGTGTCATGGAAGGGCCGGAGGTCTCAGCGCGGCGTCCCGTCCATCCAGTGGCCGCGGCCCGCCTCCAAGGTGGTGCCCGTGAACCGGGTCGAGCTCGGCGACTTCACCCCCGATCTCGACGTGTACCTCGGCCAGGCCGCGTACCTCGAGCTGTCGCTCTTCGAGGGCCTCGGCCGCGCCGCCGCCTCGGCGCCGCACGTCCGCGCACAGCGCATGACGGCCCGTGTCGCCGGCAGCACGCTCGACCGGCACCGCGGCCTGCTGGCCGAGATCGAGCGCACAGGAGGCGACCCGACGGCCTCGATGGAGCCTCACCGCGACGCCGTGGACGAGTTCCGGCGCCGCACCGAGGGCGCCGACTGGCACGAGGCGATCCTCGCCTCCTACGTCGCTGCCGGGCTGCTCAACGACGTGTTCGTGCGGCTGGCGGCAGGGCTCTCCTCCGACCACAGGGACCGCATCGTGCGCGTGCTCGAGGCAGGCGACGACGAGCCGGCGATCGTGGCCGAGCTGTCGGCGGCGATCGACGACGACCCGCAGCTCGCCTCCCGGCTCGCCCTCTGGGGGCGTCGCCTCGTCGGCGACACGTTGCTCGTGGCGCGAGCGGCCATCTCCGCCTCGCACGAGTCGGCCGACGACGAGCGTCTCGAGCCGGTCTTCACCGAGCTCGTCGCGGCGCACACGCGCCGGATGGACGCCCTCGGCCTCACGGCCTGA